One genomic region from Ammospiza caudacuta isolate bAmmCau1 chromosome 1, bAmmCau1.pri, whole genome shotgun sequence encodes:
- the MACC1 gene encoding metastasis-associated in colon cancer protein 1, with the protein MEENSSSSGTDSLSSGEIPRSRSEGTLIDVDDQAPSDSYNANESKLDLDIDWPGVFKHAQSVSKTNPFWNELSGSNPFVHDIAASNRNENNKCLSILKEKPYLFSKISSNRDSLDSSGDELDIDCLLRKTSTRRSGRSKSVSDFLDIVDNQRFNPHNTAPQKTTVSDMTWLQNDREAYKIAWLSHRQLTRSCLDLEAMSHSPGWAQTQATDIHVVCKLNHEGGSVQLPDSDINIHVPVGHVLPGEFQEVGLKAILNPPLSCNNELSSTVSPLIELTLSNLNTNEAIFLEVKVAAKVKSDPFSQVMSDIVCFFSLNKEGPFKKLENCYIYQDTIQVKLTDLSHVMYAVIAIQASRIQPPATNVWDYVHRTVSVGIYGPKYIHPSFTAVFTVFGHNYIPGKLTICDIKKGGKSMPPVVFQLWGKHTFLLEKPQDLNISLISCDPDFQVKMEDQSKNIKKEELKTGEMVRQQFLFSMLGCREMHFFVFLVQIKILKSSQVTQFHVTTPDPAPKLSGIINRPKRLQNRKAIKSAPWLLIPTIKYPKFQDKTLSVNTYGVALKTVLRQNKIDYLLEYFKGDTIALLGEDKVKAIGQTKTKEWYVGVLRRKIGLVHCKNIKVIPKEQAMDTADSELTTRNLVEQIALPFKKLTYIYSIVLSTVSESVYDWRALAEVLGYSHMSLDDFNEAHIDKESERVAHVVKKMKQDCHANKKKRLFLYELIVALLKIDCQGLVARLTQDTIILTSAVKLGRSWRELAEKLARLTKQQIEAYEVPHHGKNGAVAMEMMWKPAYDFLYTWAAHYGDGYRDVLQDLQSALDKMKNPVTKEWRELTGTLILVNCMEVLRASAFSKMEEE; encoded by the exons GAGGAAAATTCTTCCAGTAGTGGAACTGACTCCCTAAGCAGTGGAGAGATTCCACGAAGTCGGTCAGAGGGGACTTTGATTGATGTGGATGACCAGGCACCCTCAGACAGCTACA atGCCAATGAAAGTAAACTCGATTTGGATATTGACTGGCCTGGTGTATTCAAACATGCACAATCTGTTTCCAAGACTAATCCTTTCTGGAATGAACTGTCAGGATCCAACCCTTTTGTACATGACATAGCTGCTTCcaatagaaatgaaaataataagtGTCTTTCTATCTTAAAGGAAAAACCTTATTTGTTCTCTAAAATTTCAAGCAATAGGGACTCTTTGGATTCCTCAGGTGATGAGCTAGATATTGACTGTCTCCTAAGAAAGACCTCAACAAGAAGATCTGGACGATCCAAGAGTGTCTCTGACTTCCTGGATATAGTTGATAACCAAAGATTTAATCCTCACAACACAGCACCTCAAAAAACTACAGTTTCTGATATGACATGGCTTCAGAATGACCGTGAAGCCTACAAGATTGCTTGGCTGAGCCACCGACAGCTCACCCGGTCCTGCCTGGATTTGGAAGCCATGAGCCACAGCCCTGGGTGGGCACAAACACAAGCTACAGACATTCATGTAGTTTGTAAACTGAATCACGAAGGGGGCTCGGTACAGCTACCTGACTCAGATATCAACATTCATGTCCCTGTGGGTCATGTATTACCAGGAGAATTCCAAGAAGTAGGTTTAAAGGCTATCCTTAACCCTCCATTGTCATGCAACAATGAGCTGTCCAGCACAGTAAGTCCTCTGATAGAACTTACACTCAGCAACCTCAACACAAATGAAGCCATTTTCCTAGAAGTGAAAGTTGCAGCTAAAGTGAAGAGCGATCCATTCAGCCAAGTTATGAGTGATATTGTGTGTTTTTTTAGTCTCAACAAAGAAGGACCTTTTAAGAAGCTAGAGAATTGCTATATTTATCAAGATACAATACAAGTAAAGCTAACGGACCTGAGTCATGTGATGTATGCAGTGATTGCCATACAAGCAAGCAGAATCCAGCCTCCAGCAACTAACGTGTGGGACTATGTCCATAGAACAGTCTCAGTTGGAATTTATGGTCCCAAATACATTCATCCATCTTTTACGGCAGTTTTTACAGTCTTTGGTCACAACTACATTCCAGGAAAACTCACGATTTGTGATataaaaaagggggggaaaagtaTGCCTCCTGTGGTGTTTCAGCTGTGGGGAAAGCATACATTTCTGCTTGAAAAACCACAAGACCTAAACATTTCTTTGATATCCTGTGATCCAGACTTTCAAGTAAAAATGGAAGatcaaagcaaaaatattaaaaaggagGAGTTGAAAACTGGTGAAATGGTCCGCCAACAATTCCTGTTTTCCATGCTTGGATGCAGGGAGatgcatttctttgttttccttgttcAGATTAAAATCTTGAAAAGTAGCCAAGTAACACAGTTCCATGTTACGACTCCTGATCCAGCTCCAAAATTAAGTGGAATTATTAATAGGCCAAAGCGCCTACAAAACCGCAAGGCAATCAAGTCTGCACCATGGCTTTTGATACCAACAATAAAATATCCAAAGTTTCAAGACAAAACTTTGAGTGTCAACACTTATGGAGTGGCCTTGAAAACTGTGTTACGTCAGAATAAGATTGACTATTTGCTGGAATATTTTAAAGGAGACACAATAGCACTGCTTGGTGAAGACAAAGTTAAAGCCATTGGACAAACTAAAACGAAAGAGTGGTACGTGGGAGTTCTCAGAAGAAAGATTGGTCTTGTACATTGCAAAAACATTAAAGTGATTCCTAAAGAACAAGCTATGGACACTGCTGATAGTGAGTTAACAACCAGGAATCTTGTTGAACAAATTGCATTGCCATTCAAAAAACTGACTTATATCTACTCGATAGTTCTGTCTACAGTATCAGAGAGTGTTTATGACTGGAGAGCTTTAGCTGAGGTGTTGGGATACTCACATATGTCTTTGGATGACTTTAATGAGGCACATATTGATAAAGAATCAGAAAGAGTTGCACATGTTGTGAAAAAGATGAAGCAAGACTGCCAtgctaacaaaaaaaaaagactatttCTTTATGAACTCATTGTT GCACTTTTGAAGATAGATTGCCAGGGATTAGTGGCACGTCTTACCCAGGACACCATCATCTTGACTTCAGCTGTCAAGCTTGGCAGGAGCTGGCGGGAGCTTGCAGAGAAGCTAGCCCGCCTCACAAAGCAGCAAATAGAGGCTTACGAAGTGCCCCACCACGGGAAAAATGGAGCAGTAGCCATGGAG ATGATGTGGAAACCTGCATATGACTTTCTCTACACTTGGGCTGCCCATTATGGAGATGGTTACAGGGACGTCTTACAAGACCTGCAATCAGCCTTggataaaatgaaaaatccagTGACAAAAGAGTGGCGAGAGTTAACTGGAACTCTGATTCTTGTGAATTGCATGGAGGTTTTAAGAGCAAGTGCCTTTTCCAAAATGGAGGAAGAGTAA